A single region of the Deltaproteobacteria bacterium genome encodes:
- a CDS encoding twin-arginine translocase TatA/TatE family subunit produces the protein MVFGLGASELLIIGVILLLIFGAKRLPEIGRGLGKTAREIKDISKDLKGSRDNEKASGEAEEGQGGERGVPPDKDAVPTGREEGIPGLKEIKAVSETASQVRRWWWFLKH, from the coding sequence ATGGTGTTCGGGCTGGGAGCTTCTGAACTGCTTATCATCGGTGTGATTTTGCTGCTCATCTTTGGAGCGAAGAGACTGCCTGAGATAGGCCGGGGTCTGGGAAAGACAGCCAGAGAAATCAAAGACATCTCAAAGGACCTCAAAGGGAGCCGTGATAATGAGAAGGCATCCGGAGAGGCCGAAGAGGGACAAGGGGGAGAAAGAGGTGTCCCCCCCGACAAGGATGCCGTCCCCACCGGCCGAGAGGAAGGGATTCCCGGCCTGAAAGAGATCAAGGCCGTCAGCGAGACCGCGTCCCAGGTTCGCCGATGGTGGTGGTTCCTGAAGCATTGA
- a CDS encoding helix-turn-helix domain-containing protein has product MTRPVMTIEQLSEYLQIGKRSLYRLAREGRIPARKILNKWRFDRQQIDEWIRRQTGSKD; this is encoded by the coding sequence ATGACCCGACCGGTCATGACCATTGAACAGCTCTCAGAGTATCTGCAGATCGGGAAACGGTCCCTTTACAGGTTGGCCCGGGAGGGCAGGATACCTGCCAGAAAGATCCTCAACAAATGGAGGTTCGACCGCCAGCAGATCGACGAATGGATCAGGCGGCAGACCGGATCCAAAGACTGA
- a CDS encoding DnaJ domain-containing protein, giving the protein MWLLLRRILPIALVALYILSPFDLVPDFLVGPGWIDDLFVLGLLIWFLSGRSPFFGRFGSPYSRSYRSGQGSSAGPSGTSNRQTGRSEARADPYSVLGVKPGASLDEIKEAYRAAASKYHPDKVAHLGKEFQELAHRKFLAVQEAYERLIKAR; this is encoded by the coding sequence ATGTGGCTTCTCCTCAGAAGGATCCTCCCCATTGCTCTGGTGGCCCTGTACATCCTGAGCCCTTTTGATCTTGTTCCGGATTTTCTGGTAGGGCCGGGATGGATCGACGATCTCTTCGTCCTCGGCCTCTTGATCTGGTTCCTTTCGGGTCGGTCTCCCTTTTTCGGCCGTTTCGGTTCTCCCTACAGCAGAAGCTACAGATCCGGCCAAGGAAGCTCTGCGGGACCATCAGGCACTTCAAACAGGCAGACAGGACGGAGCGAGGCCCGGGCCGACCCGTACTCTGTCCTCGGGGTCAAACCAGGAGCCAGCTTGGATGAGATCAAGGAAGCCTACCGCGCGGCTGCATCCAAATACCATCCGGACAAGGTGGCCCATCTGGGAAAGGAGTTTCAAGAGCTGGCGCACCGCAAGTTCCTGGCCGTGCAGGAAGCATACGAGCGCTTGATCAAGGCCCGGTGA